One genomic region from Epinephelus moara isolate mb chromosome 8, YSFRI_EMoa_1.0, whole genome shotgun sequence encodes:
- the LOC126394431 gene encoding C-C motif chemokine 19-like, which yields MAPWGDAKLFFCILFMTCCMVTLAEIPMDCCLSVANKTIDKPKVADYRRQIKGQGCLIDAMIFVTRGMRKLCVPSDEPWVHELVKHVDFLKKFCKKQNYRLNRCNGLNRE from the exons ATGGCTCCGTGGGGTGACGCCAAGCTCTTCTTCTGCATCCTTTTCATGACCTGCTGCATgg TGACATTGGCAGAGATACCAATGGACTGCTGCTTGAGTGTCGCAAACAAAACCATTGACAAACCCAAGGTTGCAGACTACCGCCGACAGATCAAGGGACAGGGCTGCCTTATTGATGCCATGAT ttttgtgACCAGAGGTATGAGAAAACTCTGTGTGCCCTCTGACGAGCCATGGGTCCATGAGCTGGTGAAGCACGTGGACTTCCTGAAGAAGTTCTGCAAGAAGCAAAACTACAGG CTCAACCGCTGCAATGGACTGAATCGTGAGTAA